CGCTCCGTCTTGAGGTCGTTGAGGATCGCCGCCAGCTCGGCCATCTGCGACTCCTGGAGCCCCAGCTTCCACGCGAGGAAGCGGAGGGGACGCCTGACGCCGAAGCGCTCGCCGGGATAGTGATGGTGCTCGTAACGGTGGGTGGGACGCCCGGAAGATCCGCAGCAGGCGCCGCGGTGGGCATGGGAATGATGACACATGAGGATTTCCTCCACTCGCCGGGGATCATGCCGCCGGCGGTTCCAGAGCGCGGGCACCATGCCTCGCGCCGAGAACAACGGTAGCAGGGCGGTCAAGATGGAGATGCTTCGTGGTAATTCCTTACTCTCCCCGGGGAGAGTAAGGAATTGCCTGGCTCCGAATCCGGGGAGTCTTGGAAACCATCAGCCAGGAGCTGTTAGGTCGATGCGACTCGACGTGCTGCTCCACGAGCTGCGTCTCTACAAGAGCCGTTCGCAGGCGGCTCTCGCGATCGAGGAGGGCCAGGTGCTGGTTGCTGGCCGCCCAGCAAAGGCGAGCCGTGACATCGAAGCCGGCGCCCGGCTCACGATGACCGGCGAATGGGGCACACGCACGATCGAGGTGCTCGAGCTGCCCCGGCGCTCGATGCGGAAAGCGGACGCGCACAAGCTGGTGCGTGAAGTGCCCGACCAGGGCTAGCCCGGTGGCCAGGTCATCGTCCGCCCGCCGAGCAGATGGAAGTGCAGGTGGAACACCGACTGGCCCGCACCGGGGCCCACGTTGGTGACGAGCCGCCAGCCGCCTTCCACTCCTTCCGCGCGGGCAATGCGCGACGCCAGCGTGAACAGCTCGCCCAGCATCGTGCCATGCTCGGGTCTGAGCGCTTCCGCGGAGTCGGCGAGGTGCTGCTTGGGAATCAGCAGCACGTGCGTCGGCGCCTGGGGACTCATGTCGCGGAACGCCAGCACCTGG
Above is a window of Candidatus Eisenbacteria bacterium DNA encoding:
- a CDS encoding S4 domain-containing protein translates to MRLDVLLHELRLYKSRSQAALAIEEGQVLVAGRPAKASRDIEAGARLTMTGEWGTRTIEVLELPRRSMRKADAHKLVREVPDQG
- a CDS encoding histidine triad nucleotide-binding protein, translated to MSACIFCRIAAGELPTSKVDETDQVLAFRDMSPQAPTHVLLIPKQHLADSAEALRPEHGTMLGELFTLASRIARAEGVEGGWRLVTNVGPGAGQSVFHLHFHLLGGRTMTWPPG